In Rhineura floridana isolate rRhiFlo1 chromosome 6, rRhiFlo1.hap2, whole genome shotgun sequence, one genomic interval encodes:
- the PRG4 gene encoding proteoglycan 4 isoform X4, with product MRRSRGRMLSLKITMAWNIYWISLLLLSVFLAQQVSAQDLSSCTGRCGEGYSRKHDCQCDSNCHLYMECCTDYKTVCIGELSCQGRCSESFIRGRPCDCDAKCEKYGKCCSDYKQACLVVRTTPAPLMTKTTTTTITPLPRTITAKPSTTTPKSKSTTKRSPKLKPTSKLKPKLKPNPNPNPSKKQKKQKKVSHEIMEEHSEKSSSSSSSSSKIWRTMASSINPGDKRKKKKNGKNNEELEEERKARESSTSSLKSFKSKAVRVTSEEDGSGIDSAVTTEATTTTTPTATTRHLTTTTKLPPTTTTANLTMTTTKLPTTTTTTKQPTTTTKQPTTTTTTKPPTTTTTKPPTTTSTTKPPTTTTTTKPPTTTTTTKPPTTTTTKPPTTTSTTKPPTTTTTTKPPTTTTTTKPSTTTTKPPTTTTTAKPPTTTTKPPTTTTITKLPSTTTKQPDTETTTEENKGIAATPFSEDLISQSPSPQPPKVTTSFRITTTKPLSLPSNTTSGISEVLVLFTVSSVTVNKDTSSAALKTTITPSKGMTTISKRDTTTVAMETTSRADRDSTNVDSQVATTMENNEATDETNKRVITTANKETVVKDMNDTTRNAETLTTDKFNAVNTSIINTVTVTTAGNKDTTTPDEADTAIPSGEIVTRRKTRGNFTGSETAVTTTTNTLTLTAADKETKSVEGTESTTISQEPTLEDKKDSTTVEAKDTSTSDRKKVTTLLTDATAANIKEASIGDKETTTVIKETTTENKATTTNSKETSVTKKESSTTIKEILTSDEMKTSENKKDSSTTAFSERMSTTELATLDDGSVSPSGRTPRDTDTLELGITSWAVKESYPTQKPIYEPVISDSPLDKQKDQFSTTATLFTNTPQFEGNYRSARTEKSTTVTEAITTQTEPPSDNLDHDDKNNKPEIGISVTDAAITQTDPTNYTPTLEGNDIVDRPEETTIMSETVIQRDTSGTPIPNSDIKEDKPEQTTVVATLITQTDLSSDTASLQVNDKNDKVESSTTVTQTDPGDANNPDGVTETTTTQTHPGDTINLDGVARVPGTSITQSNPGGATNPDGVDKNDKPEETVLVTETTITKTDPGDATKPDAIDRSNKPEWASTVTEITITQTAPGDTTSPDYVDKNDKPEGTITDAETIITQTDPQSGTPSPVSDDKSNRPEEITTVTETIKTDTNPRRGTPSPVEDDKSDRPKITTTVTETKTIPKVTTTVTETIITDINPQSGTPSPVSDDKSDRPKMTTTVTEAIITDTNPQSGTPSPVNDDKSDRPKVTTTVAEAVITETNPQSGTPSPVSDDKSDRSKVTTTVTETKTIHKVTTTVTEATITDTNPQSGTPSPVNDDKSDRPEVTTAVTETIILQTDPRSGTLSPIVVVKNDGPERTATITETMTTDPSNDSSIPDHDDKNNKPERSATTTETDPASGTPSPFSDDKSDRPKATTTVTETIITETNPQSGTPSPVRGDKSDRSKVTTTVTEIRTIPTVTITVTETIITDTNPQSGTPSPVYDYKSDRRKAMTTVPETMLTETNPRSGTPSPISDDKSDRPEVTTTVTETIITDTNPQSGTPSPVSDDKSDRPEVTTTVTEALITETNPRSGTPSPINDYKSDRPEVTTTVTEALITETNPRSGTPSPINDYKSDRPEVTTTVTEALITETNPRSGTPRPVNNYKSDRPEVTTTFTETIITETNPQSGTLSPVSDDKSDRPEVATTVTEELITETNPQSGAPSPVEDDKTDRPKATTTVAETIITETNPQSGTTSPVHDDKSDKPEMVTTVTEELITDNNPQSGTRSPINDYKSDRPEVTTTVTEAIITDTNPQRGTPSPVSDDKSDRLEITTTVTEAIITETNPQSGTPSPVEDDNSDKPKATTTVTETKTIHKVNTTVTETIVIDTNPQNGTTNPVHEDKSDKPEVVTTIISQTDPPSGTLSPIVVDKNDRPERTTTIPEIMTTDPSNDSSISDHDDKNNKPEKSTTTIETDPTSGTPSPVSNDKSDRSEVTTTFTETIITNPRSGTPSPVEDDKSDRPEVTTTGTETKTTPKVTTTVTKAIITDTNPQSGTPSPVDDDKSDRPEVTTTVTERIITETNPQSGTPSSVDDDKSDRPKATTTVTETIITETNAQSGTPSPVSDDKRDGPEVTTTDTETIITDTTLQSGTPNPVSDDKSDKPEVITTATETISQTDPPSGTLSPVVDKRDRPERTTIVTETMTTDPSNDSSISDHDDKNNKPEKSTTNTETDPASAIPSPVSNNKSDRPEVITTVTETKTTKTNPQSGTPNPVSDDKSDKPEVTTTVTETDPASGTPSPVADDKNDRPEISSTITETVITETNPKSGTPTSDVDGQNYRPEVTTTVTETIITEANPTGPSDADESIPSAKSPEIPGRTASQPKAPNDQPTPSGDGNGNRADDTTKVIKTTLIIQPSSQNETPSPSQSDKPDKPAQVIQSATTITTESKPLSDSPNPDENDRPDSITTVTETTATTTTESPNPDDNDKNDRELTKETPTTKNRNTTITQMTTTSLITSKPPDIPSSTVDKATQYTSILPTTLTPTKRRQVIYYPTTTYSTISTTRLPEWITNKTTEYVRPENIGTPLLYKDVPQEMNLCNRKPAEGIVPLQNGSLAVFRGHYYWLLNGTSPPSPFPRKITEVWGIPSPIDSVFSRCNCDGKTFFFKDSQYWRFTNDKMDIGYPKLIIKGFGGLNGKIIGALSVAKHKNRPESVYFFKKGGNVQQYTYKQGGAKKCKKKVAIVNYPAYKPEAVISMRRRRIERSVRPHQIFRTIRVQHYPVVRISPQPTGVLQQEIKVASYWRGFPKEVNSLISVPNDQKQDGYDYYAFSKDQYYNVDMGSRIARPVTLQTVSNAWYKCPVD from the exons ATGAGAAGAAGCAGAG gcagGATGCTATCCCTGAAAATTACCATGGCATGGAATATATATTGGATCTCCTTACttctgctttcagtgtttttggcaCAGCAAGTTTCTGCGCAAG ATCTTTCAAGCTGCACGGGGAGATGTGGGGAAGGGTATTCTAGGAAGCATGACTGCCAGTGTGATAGTAACTGCCATCTCTACATGGAGTGCTGCACAGATTACAAGACAGTCTGCATTGGAG AACTCTCCTGTCAAGGACGTTGCTCTGAAAGTTTTATAAGAGGGAGACCATGTGATTGTGATGCCAAATGTGAAAAATATGGCAAGTGTTGTTCAGACTACAAACAAGCATGTTTAGTAG TTCGAACTACTCCAGCACCTTTGATGACAAAGACCACCACAACTACTATTACCCCTCTTCCAAGGACCATCACAGCTAAACCATCAACCACAACACCAAAATCAAAGTCAACAACCAAACGTTCTCCCAAACTCAAACCTACATCTAAACTTAAACCTAAACTTAAACCTAACCCCAATCCAAACCCTTcaaagaagcaaaagaagcaaaagaaagtATCTCATGAAATTATGGAAG AGCATTCTGAAAAGTCCTCCTCATCTTCCTCATCCTCGTCAAAGATTTGGAGAACTATGGCTTCATCAATAAATCCTGGTGATAAgcgcaagaaaaagaaaaatggtaaAAACAATGAGGAATTAGAAGAAGAACGGAAAG ccAGAGAATCATCAACGTCGTCATTAAAATCTTTCAAATCCAAAGCAGTGAGAGTGACTTCAGAGGAGGATGGCAGCGGGATAGACAGTGCAGTGACAACAGAAGCTACCACAACTACTACACCTACAGCCACAACAAGGCATCTTACTACCACAACAAAGCTGCCGCCTACCACAACCACAGCAAACCTGACCATGACCACAACGAAGCTGCCTACCACCACAACCACAACGAAGCAGCCTACCACCACGACAAAGCAGCCTACCACCACAACCACGACAAAGCCACCTACCACAACCACGACAAAGCCACCTACCACGACAAGCACGACAAAGCCGCCTACCACGACAACCACGACTAAACCACCTACCACGACAACCACGACAAAGCCACCTACCACAACCACGACAAAGCCGCCTACCACGACAAGCACGACAAAACCGCCTACCACGACAACCACGACAAAACCACCTACCACCACTACCACAACAAAGCCATCTACCACCACGACAAAGCCACCTACGACCACGACCACGGCAAAGCCACCTACGACCACAACAAAGCCACCTACCACCACGACCATAACGAAGTTGCCTTCTACGACTACAAAGCAACCTGACACAGAGACTACAACAGAAGAAAATAAAGGTATTGCAGCAACTCCTTTTTCTGAGGATCTTATTAGCCAAAGCCCATCTCCCCAACCCCCAAAAGTGACCACATCCTTCAGAATTACTACCACAAAACCATTAAGCTTGCCATCTAACACAACTTCTGGTATCAGTGAGGTACTGGTATTGTTTACTGTGTCTAGTGTTACTGTGAACAAAGATACAAGCTCTGCTGCTCTGAAAACCACAATTACTCCATCTAAAGGTATGACAACAATATCCAAAAGAGACACCACTACTGTAGCTATGGAAACAACATCAAGAGCTGATAGAGATTCAACTAATGTAGACAGCCAGGTTGCAACAACAATGGAAAACAATGAAGCAACAGATGAAACTAATAAAAGAGTTATAACTACTGCAAATAAAGAGACTGTAGTAAAAGACATGAATGACACAACTAGAAATGCAGAGACTCTAACAACTGATAAATTTAATGCAGTCAACACTAGCATAATAAACACAGTGACTGTAACAACCGCAGGTAATAAAGATACAACAACACCAGATGAGGCAGACACTGCTATTCCATctggagagattgtaacaagaaGAAAAACCAGGGGAAATTTTACAGGCAGTGAAACTGCAGTAACTACAACTACAAATACTCTGACACTGACAGCTGCAGATAAGGAAACAAAATCTGTGGAAGGAACAGAATCCACTACAATTAGTCAGGAGCCAACTTTAGAAGATAAAAAAGACAGTACTACTGTTGAAGCCAAAGATACTAGTacttctgacagaaaaaaggtaaCTACACTTCTCACAGATGCAACTGCAGCTAATATAAAAGAAGCTAGTATAGGTGATAAAGAAACAACTACAGTCATAAAAGAGACAACTACAGAGaataaggcaacaacaacaaactcaaaAGAGACATCTGTTACCAAAAAAGAGAGTTCTACTACTATCAAAGAAATACTTACTTCTGATGAAATGAAAActtcagaaaacaaaaaagattcCAGCACAACTGCTTTTTCTGAGAGGATGTCCACTACAGAGCTGGCAACCTTAGATGATGGCTCTGTTTCACCATCAGGTAGAACACCTAGAGATACAGATACACTAGAATTAGGAATTACGTCTTGGGCTGTCAAGGAATCTTATCCAACTCAGAAACCAATTTATGAGCCAGTTATATCAGATAGTCCTCTTGACAAACAAAAGGACCAGTTCTCAACTACTGCAACTTTGTTCACAAATACACCTCAGTTTGAGGGCAATTATAGAAGTGCCAGGACAGAAAAGAGTACTACAGTCACAGAGGCAATAACAACACAGACAGAGCCACCAAGTGACAATCTTGATCACGATGATAAAAATAACAAACCAGAAATTGGTATATCAGTCACAGATGCAGCAATAACACAGACTGATCCAACAAATTACACACCCACCCTTGAAGGAAATGATATAGTTGACAGACCAGAAGAGACAACTATCATGTCAGAAACAGTAATTCAGAGAGATACAAGTGGCACACCTATTCCCAATAGTGATATTAAGGAAGACAAACCAGAACAGACAACTGTTGTAGCTACATTAATAACACAGACTGATCTCTCTAGTGACACAGCAAGCCTTCAAGTTAATGATAAGAATGACAAAGTAGAAAGTAGCACTACAGTAACACAGACTGATCCAGGAGATGCAAATAATCCTGATGGTGTCACTGAGACGACAACAACACAGACTCATCCAGGTGACACAATCAATCTCGATGGTGTTGCTAGAGTCCCAGGGACATCAATAACACAGAGTAATCCAGGTGGTGCAACCAATCCTGATGGAGTTGATAAAAATGACAAACCAGAAGAGACTGTTCTAGTCACAGAGACAACAATAACAAAGACTGATCCAGGTGATGCCACCAAACCAGATGCTATTGATAGAAGCAACAAACCAGAATGGGCATCTACAGTCACAGAAATAACTATAACACAAACTGCTCCCGGTGACACAACCAGTCCTGATTATGTAGATAAAAATGACAAGCCAGAAGGTACTATTACAGATGCAGAGACAATAATAACACAGACTGACCCCCAAAGTGGTACACCCAGCCCTGTCAGTGATGATAAAAGTAACAGGCCAGAAGAGATAACTACAGTCACAGAGACAATAAAAACAGATACTAATCCCCGAAGAGGCACACCCAGCCCTGTCGAGGATGATAAAAGTGACAGGCCAAAAATTACTACTACAGTCACAGAGACAAAAACAATCCCCAAAGTGACCACTACAGTCACAGAGACAATAATAACAGATATTAATCCCCAAAGTGGCACACCGAGCCCTGTCAGTGATGATAAAAGTGACAGGCCAAAAATGACTACTACAGTCACAGAGGCAATAATAACAGATACTAATCCCCAAAGTGGCACACCCAGCCCTGTCAATGATGATAAAAGTGACAGGCCAAAAGTGACCACTACAGTTGCAGAGGCAGTAATAACAGAGACTAATCCCCAAAGTGGCACACCAAGCCCTGTCAGTGATGATAAAAGTGACAGGTCAAAAGTGACTACTACAGTCACAGAGACAAAAACAATCCACAAAGTGACCACTACAGTCACAGAGGCAACAATAACAGATACTAATCCCCAAAGTGGCACACCAAGCCCTGTCAATGATGATAAAAGTGACAGGCCAGAAGTGACCACTGCAGTCACAGAGACAATAATATTACAGACTGATCCCCGAAGTGGCACACTCAGCCCAATTGTTGTTGTCAAAAATGATGGACCTGAAAGAACTGCTACCATCACAGAGACAATGACAACTGATCCCTCAAATGATTCATCTATTCCTGATCATGATGATAAAAATAACAAACCAGAAAGGAGTGCTACAACCACAGAGACTGATCCAGCAAGTGGTACACCCAGCCCTTTCAGCGATGATAAAAGTGACAGGCCAAAAGCGACTACTACAGTCACAGAGACAATAATAACAGAGACTAATCCCCAAAGTGGCACACCCAGCCCTGTTAGAGGTGATAAAAGTGACAGGTCAAAAGTGACTACTACAGTCACAGAGATAAGAACAATCCCCACAGTGACCATTACAGTCACAGAGACAATAATAACAGATACTAATCCCCAAAGTGGCACACCCAGCCCTGTCTATGATTACAAAAGTGACAGACGCAAAGCGATGACTACAGTCCCAGAGACAATGTTAACAGAGACAAATCCCCGAAGTGGCACACCGAGCCCAATCAGCGATGATAAAAGTGACAGGCCAGAAGTGACCACTACAGTCACAGAAACAATAATAACAGATACTAATCCCCAAAGTGGCACACCCAGCCCTGTCAGTGATGATAAAAGTGACAGGCCAGAAGTGACCACTACTGTCACAGAGGCATTAATAACAGAGACTAATCCCCGAAGTGGCACACCAAGCCCCATCAATGATTATAAAAGTGACAGGCCAGAAGTGACCACTACTGTCACAGAGGCATTAATAACAGAGACTAATCCCCGAAGTGGCACACCAAGCCCCATCAATGATTATAAAAGTGACAGGCCAGAAGTGACCACTACAGTCACAGAGGCATTAATAACAGAGACTAATCCCCGAAGTGGCACACCAAGACCTGTCAATAATTATAAAAGTGACAGGCCAGAAGTTACCACTACATTCACAGAGACAATAATAACAGAGACTAACCCCCAAAGTGGCACACTGAGCCCTGTCAGTGACGATAAAAGTGACAGGCCAGAAGTGGCCACTACAGTCACAGAGGAATTGATAACAGAGACTAATCCCCAAAGTGGCGCACCGAGCCCAGTCGAGGATGATAAAACTGACAGGCCAAAAGCAACTACTACAGTTGCAGAGACGATAATAACAGAAACTAATCCCCAAAGTGGCACAACCAGCCCTGTCCATGATGATAAAAGTGACAAACCAGAAATGGTCACTACAGTCACAGAGGAATTAATAACAGATAATAATCCCCAAAGTGGCACACGAAGCCCCATCAATGATTATAAAAGTGACAGGCCAGAAGTGACCACTACAGTCACAGAAGCAATAATAACAGATACTAATCCCCAAAGAGGCACACCAAGCCCTGTCAGTGATGATAAAAGTGACAGGCTAGAGATAACCACTACAGTCACAGAAGCAATAATAACGGAGACTAATCCCCAAAGTGGCACACCGAGCCCAGTCGAGGATGATAACAGTGACAAGCCAAAAGCGACTACTACAGTCACAGAGACAAAAACAATCCACAAAGTGAACACTACAGTCACAGAGACAATAGTAATAGATACTAATCCCCAAAATGGCACAACCAACCCTGTCCATGAGGATAAAAGTGACAAACCAGAAGTGGTCACTACAATAATATCACAGACTGATCCCCCAAGTGGCACACTCAGCCCAATTGTTGTTGACAAAAATGACAGACCTGAAAGAACTACTACCATCCCAGAGATAATGACAACTGATCCCTCAAATGATTCATCTATTTCTGATCATGATGATAAAAATAACAAACCTGAAAAGAGTACTACAACCATAGAGACTGATCCAACAAGTGGTACACCCAGCCCTGTCAGCAATGACAAAAGTGACAGATCAGAAGTGACCACTACATTCACAGAGACAATAATAACAAATCCCCGAAGTGGCACACCCAGCCCTGTCGAGGATGATAAAAGTGACAGGCCAGAAGTGACCACTACAGGCACAGAGACAAAAACAACCCCCAAAGTGACCACTACAGTCACAAAGGCAATAATAACAGATACTAATCCCCAAAGTGGCACACCCAGCCCTGTCGATGATGATAAAAGTGACAGGCCAGAAGTGACCACTACAGTCACAGAGAGAATAATAACAGAGACTAATCCCCAAAGTGGCACACCCAGTTCTGTCGATGATGATAAAAGTGACAGGCCAAAAGCAACCACTACAGTCACAGAGACAATAATAACAGAGACAAATGCTCAAAGTGGCACACCCAGCCCTGTCAGCGATGATAAACGTGATGGGCCAGAAGTGACCACCACAGACACAGAGACAATCATTACAGATACTACTCTCCAAAGTGGCACACCCAACCCTGTCAGTGATGATAAAAGTGACAAACCAGAAGTGATCACCACAGCCACAGAGACAATATCACAGACTGATCCCCCAAGTGGCACACTCAGCCCTGTTGTTGACAAAAGAGATAGACCTGAAAGAACTACTATTGTCACAGAGACAATGACAACTGATCCCTCAAATGATTCATCTATTTCTGATCATGATGATAAAAATAACAAACCAGAAAAGAGTACTACAAACACAGAGACTGATCCTGCAAGTGCTATACCCAGCCCTGTCAGCAACAATAAAAGTGACAGGCCAGAAGTGATCACTACAGTCACAGAGACTAAAACAACAAAGACTAATCCCCAAAGTGGCACACCCAACCCTGTCAGTGATGATAAAAGTGACAAACCAGAAGTGACCACTACAGTCACAGAGACTGATCCAGCAAGTGGTACACCCAGCCCTGTTGCTGATGATAAAAATGACAGACCAGAAATTAGCAGTACAATCACAGAGACAGTAATTACAGAGACTAACCCCAAAAGTGGCACACCTACCTCTGATGTTGATGGTCAAAATTACAGGCCTGAAGTAACTACTACAGTGACAGAGACAATAATAACTGAGGCTAATCCAACTGGTCCTAGTGATGCTGATGAAAGCATTCCTTCAGCAAAGAGTCCAGAGATTCCAGGAAGAACAGCATCACAGCCCAAGGCACCGAATGATCAGCCGACTCCCAGTGGTGATGGGAATGGTAACAGAGCAGATGATACTACAAAAGTAATCAAGACAACATTAATTATACAACCCAGCTCACAAAATGAAACACCAAGTCCCAGCCAAAGTGACAAGCCAGACAAACCAGCTCAAGTCATACAGTCAGCTACCACCATCACAACAGAATCCAAACCACTGAGTGATTCCCCTAATCCTGATGAAAATGACAGGCCAGACAGCATCACTACAGTCACAGAAACAACTGCAACTACCACAACAGAATCACCTAACCCAGATGACAATGATAAAAATG ATAGAGAGCTCACCAAGGAAACTCCAACTACCAAGAATAGAAATACTACAATAACACAGATGACTACAACTTCCTTGATAACATCAAAACCTCCTGACATCCCATCCTCGACAGTAGACAAGGCTACACAGTATACCTCCATTTTGCCCACCACACTTACGCCTACGAAAAGAAGACAAGTGATCTATTATCCCACTACAACATACTCTACGATCTCTACAACTAGACTTCCTGAGTGGATTACCAACAAAACCACAGAGTATGTTCGCCCAGAAAATATAGGTACAcccctattgtacaaag